One genomic segment of Mesoterricola silvestris includes these proteins:
- a CDS encoding serine/threonine-protein kinase, giving the protein MDEVGNFPKNIGRYEIKSLLGAGAMGSVYLAEDPRIKRKLAVKVVRLNAIGSEQERKEFLARFQREAEVSGVLNDPGIVTIYDVGDSEIGPFLAMEFVPGKPLDALIKEGAGLTLKEKLVIAAGIATALDHAHDKGIVHRDVKPGNVMITQDRKPKLMDFGIAKREDASLTQTGTFLGTPSYASPEQIREGVAQAASDLFSFAVLTFELLSGSLPFPGTSINTILYRIVNEPPVEIKPPVEGLLPEAWQRIFTRALAKDPAERHPTCSAFVKDLLDGTKDLGRTDRMQLLGNLKSEHTGGTLHRDPMEAIAPEIRSMAAPVRAKGGRGALYGTVAALAAAAAVGGFLLFRSGPGPVMVDTVPPGARALRGGLEVGTTPLPLALKAGDALRFEKKGYKPLDYRFQPGQGAPKPVLEALTSTETIRTSPEGATVVLDSVKLDGATPLTVKAWDQSVKHDLTCTKGDLLVATRFNEGETPGTQVFTLVPASQTRAGAEPRAVDVNAPGTLKFTAPYSVRVKIDGKDAGDVKEGGTLSAAPGGHRLEVVNARVFLRETLNVTVAPGQAATVPLPGLCRLTVNTFPNSGTVVVDGIATQVESDGNTPIQVVKGRHAVNVHGRTGAAQSVDLTGDFRLNMRF; this is encoded by the coding sequence ATGGACGAAGTCGGAAATTTCCCCAAGAACATCGGGCGGTACGAGATCAAATCGCTGCTCGGGGCGGGCGCCATGGGCTCGGTGTATCTCGCGGAGGATCCCCGCATCAAGCGCAAGCTGGCCGTGAAGGTGGTCCGGCTCAACGCCATCGGCAGCGAGCAGGAGCGCAAGGAGTTCCTGGCGAGGTTCCAGCGGGAGGCCGAGGTTTCCGGGGTGCTCAACGACCCGGGCATCGTCACCATCTACGACGTGGGCGACAGCGAGATCGGGCCCTTCCTGGCCATGGAGTTCGTGCCCGGAAAGCCCCTGGACGCGCTGATCAAGGAGGGCGCCGGCCTCACCCTGAAGGAGAAGCTGGTCATCGCCGCGGGCATCGCCACGGCCCTGGACCACGCCCACGACAAGGGCATCGTCCACCGGGACGTCAAGCCCGGGAACGTGATGATCACCCAGGACCGCAAGCCCAAGCTGATGGATTTCGGCATCGCCAAGCGCGAGGACGCCTCCCTGACCCAGACCGGCACCTTCCTGGGCACCCCCAGCTACGCCAGCCCCGAGCAGATCCGAGAAGGCGTCGCCCAGGCCGCCTCCGATCTCTTCAGCTTCGCCGTGCTCACCTTCGAGCTCCTGAGCGGAAGTCTTCCCTTTCCCGGCACTTCCATCAACACGATCCTCTACCGGATCGTCAACGAGCCCCCCGTGGAAATCAAGCCGCCGGTGGAGGGCCTCCTGCCCGAAGCCTGGCAGCGCATCTTCACCCGGGCCCTGGCCAAGGATCCCGCGGAACGCCACCCCACCTGCTCGGCCTTCGTGAAGGACCTCCTGGACGGCACCAAGGACCTGGGCCGTACCGACCGCATGCAGCTCCTGGGAAACCTCAAGTCCGAGCACACGGGGGGCACCCTCCACCGCGACCCCATGGAGGCGATCGCGCCGGAGATCCGGTCCATGGCCGCCCCCGTGCGCGCCAAGGGGGGCCGCGGGGCCCTCTACGGCACCGTGGCGGCCCTGGCGGCCGCGGCGGCGGTGGGCGGGTTCCTGCTGTTCCGCTCCGGGCCCGGCCCGGTGATGGTGGACACCGTTCCCCCCGGGGCCCGGGCCCTCAGGGGCGGCCTGGAGGTGGGCACCACCCCGCTGCCCCTGGCGCTCAAGGCCGGGGACGCGCTCCGGTTCGAGAAGAAGGGCTACAAGCCCCTGGACTACCGCTTCCAGCCCGGGCAGGGCGCGCCGAAGCCCGTCCTGGAGGCCCTGACGTCCACCGAGACCATCCGCACCAGCCCCGAAGGGGCCACCGTGGTGCTGGATTCCGTCAAGCTCGACGGCGCCACGCCCCTGACGGTCAAGGCCTGGGACCAGTCCGTGAAGCACGACCTCACCTGCACCAAGGGCGACCTGCTGGTGGCCACCCGGTTCAACGAGGGCGAGACCCCCGGGACCCAGGTGTTCACCCTGGTGCCGGCCTCCCAGACCCGCGCCGGGGCCGAGCCCAGGGCCGTGGACGTCAACGCCCCCGGGACCCTGAAATTCACCGCACCCTATTCCGTCCGCGTGAAGATCGACGGCAAGGACGCCGGGGACGTGAAGGAGGGCGGCACGCTGAGCGCCGCCCCCGGCGGCCACCGCCTGGAGGTGGTCAACGCGCGGGTCTTCCTGCGGGAGACCCTGAACGTGACCGTGGCCCCGGGCCAGGCCGCCACGGTGCCCCTGCCGGGCCTCTGCCGCCTCACCGTCAACACCTTCCCCAATTCCGGGACGGTGGTGGTGGACGGCATCGCCACCCAGGTGGAGAGCGACGGCAATACCCCCATCCAGGTGGTCAAGGGCCGCCACGCCGTGAACGTGCACGGGCGCACCGGGGCGGCCCAGTCCGTGGACCTCACGGGCGATTTCAGGTTGAATATGCGGTTCTGA
- a CDS encoding complex I 51 kDa subunit family protein, with protein MSPLPTYDSMIPEAGLRAALALDRPRIISEIGASGLKGRGGAGFPTAVKWNFAAAAQADKKFVICNADEGEPGTFKDRVILQEHADLVFEGMTVAGKAVGAHEGILFLRGEYTYLRGHLEAVLAGRRDRNLLGKGILGSGLDFDIRIFMGAGAYICGEETALIEALEGFRGEPRNRPPFPVNTGFLGRPSIVNNVETLAWAACILGRGADWFRSVGTEKSTGRKIFSVSGDCARPGVYEFPMGLTVAELLKEVGGEDAKAAQIGGAAGQCVPAKDFGRSIAFEDIPTGGSIIVLGPHRDMLDVLHNFLEFFVDESCGQCAPCRLGNTKLLEGLEMLRNGTCSMAYLKELCDLGGTMQVASKCGLGQSSPNAFLSVVENFREELMGRIPTHA; from the coding sequence ATGAGCCCCCTGCCCACCTACGATTCCATGATCCCCGAGGCCGGCCTGCGGGCCGCCCTCGCCCTGGACCGCCCCCGGATCATCAGCGAGATCGGCGCCTCCGGCCTGAAGGGCCGCGGAGGCGCGGGGTTCCCCACCGCGGTGAAGTGGAACTTCGCCGCCGCCGCCCAGGCCGACAAGAAATTCGTCATCTGCAACGCCGACGAAGGCGAGCCCGGGACCTTCAAGGACCGCGTGATCCTGCAGGAGCACGCCGACCTGGTCTTCGAGGGCATGACCGTCGCCGGAAAGGCGGTGGGGGCCCACGAGGGCATCCTCTTCCTGCGGGGCGAGTACACGTACCTGAGGGGCCACCTGGAGGCCGTCCTGGCCGGGCGCCGGGACCGGAACCTCCTGGGCAAGGGCATCCTGGGCTCGGGCCTGGATTTCGACATCCGCATCTTCATGGGCGCGGGCGCCTACATCTGCGGCGAGGAGACCGCCCTCATCGAGGCCCTGGAGGGCTTCCGGGGCGAACCCCGCAACCGGCCCCCCTTCCCCGTCAACACGGGCTTCCTGGGCCGGCCCTCCATCGTGAACAACGTGGAGACCCTGGCCTGGGCGGCCTGCATCCTGGGCCGGGGCGCCGACTGGTTCCGCAGCGTCGGCACGGAGAAGTCCACGGGCCGCAAGATCTTCAGCGTATCGGGGGACTGCGCGCGCCCGGGGGTGTACGAATTCCCCATGGGACTCACGGTGGCCGAGCTGCTGAAGGAGGTGGGCGGGGAGGACGCCAAGGCCGCCCAGATCGGCGGCGCCGCCGGCCAGTGCGTGCCCGCCAAGGATTTCGGGCGCTCCATCGCCTTCGAGGACATCCCCACGGGCGGCTCGATCATCGTGCTGGGACCGCACCGGGACATGCTGGACGTCCTGCACAACTTCCTCGAGTTCTTCGTGGACGAGTCCTGCGGGCAGTGCGCCCCCTGCCGCCTGGGCAACACCAAGCTCCTCGAGGGCCTGGAAATGCTCCGGAACGGCACCTGCAGCATGGCCTACCTGAAGGAGCTGTGCGACCTGGGAGGCACCATGCAGGTGGCCTCCAAGTGCGGCCTCGGCCAGAGCAGCCCCAACGCCTTCCTCTCCGTCGTGGAAAACTTCCGCGAGGAGCTGATGGGCCGAATCCCAACCCACGCCTGA
- a CDS encoding NADH-quinone oxidoreductase subunit NuoE family protein yields MLMTERDRLASEIRSLAAKLGQDRTSLIPILLEVKRKYHTIDSYAMQVIADLLGIHPVEVNSVVSFYAFLGGHRQGKFVIRLCRTISCDMQGKSRVERQLENDLGIRFGETTPDGKFTLEFANCMGMCDQGPALLVNDRIHTRVTPEKVHEILEACRRVFGVHAAETKEVVFK; encoded by the coding sequence ATGCTGATGACCGAACGCGACCGTCTCGCCTCGGAGATCCGGTCCCTGGCCGCCAAGCTGGGCCAGGACCGCACCTCCCTCATCCCGATCCTCCTCGAAGTGAAGCGGAAGTACCACACCATCGACAGCTACGCCATGCAGGTCATCGCCGACCTGCTGGGCATCCACCCGGTGGAGGTCAACAGCGTGGTGTCGTTCTACGCCTTCCTGGGGGGCCACCGCCAGGGCAAGTTCGTCATCCGCCTGTGCCGCACCATCTCCTGCGACATGCAGGGCAAGAGCCGGGTGGAGCGCCAGCTGGAGAACGACCTGGGCATCCGCTTCGGCGAGACCACCCCCGACGGCAAGTTCACCCTGGAGTTCGCCAATTGCATGGGCATGTGCGACCAGGGCCCCGCCCTGCTGGTCAACGACCGCATCCACACCCGGGTCACCCCCGAGAAGGTGCACGAGATCCTGGAGGCGTGCCGGCGCGTGTTCGGCGTGCACGCCGCCGAAACCAAGGAGGTGGTGTTCAAATGA
- a CDS encoding NADH-dependent [FeFe] hydrogenase, group A6: MSTDLPETPRRAPSSQQGQTVAVAENTAAIGGTVSVTIDGQTLKVPLGTTILDAARRIGVKIPTLCNHPDLCVAGVCRICSVEVEGQRTLQAACAYPVTSPITVYTHTRKVRMARRHIVDLMLSEHYGHCYACGRNNNCELQTLAKEYGVDFFRFGHPEKPAHAIDHSSYSVVRDNNKCVLCRRCVRTCIDLQDVGTIEVLGRGRTSHVSTFLEKPLGSVVCINCGQCINRCPTGALRANDPTDEVWEAIHDPRKHVVIQTAPSPRAAIGECFGQPAGTALTFELNTALRMCGFDQVFDTNFSADLTILEEGTELLLRLKKALVDKEPAAFPQFTSCSPGWVKYLEHFYPEYIPNLSTAKSPQQMFGAVIKTYYAEKQGIDPKDIVTVALMPCSAKKFECNRPEMDDSGFKDVDYGLTTRELAKMISETGLDLPRLPKSDFDAPFGTATGSGVIFGATGGVMEAALRTVIELVVGVKVEDLFEHADIKPVRGFEGVKYAEIPVPSVGPVPAILAPLFPSWDFLKGATLKVAVAHGTANAKAVMEDIKRGGPFSQCHFIEFMGCPGGCIGGGGQPIPTSPEIRKARAQAIYAEDSAYAVRKSHENPDVLKVYAEFLTEGPCGHRSHKLLHTHYTERGRYIE, translated from the coding sequence ATGAGCACCGATCTTCCAGAGACCCCCCGGCGCGCCCCCTCCAGCCAGCAGGGACAGACCGTCGCGGTGGCCGAGAACACCGCCGCCATCGGCGGCACCGTCAGCGTCACCATCGACGGCCAGACCCTGAAGGTGCCCCTGGGCACCACCATCCTGGACGCCGCCAGGCGCATCGGCGTCAAGATCCCCACCCTGTGCAACCACCCGGACCTGTGCGTGGCGGGCGTCTGCCGCATCTGCTCGGTGGAGGTGGAGGGCCAGCGCACGCTCCAGGCCGCCTGCGCCTACCCCGTCACCTCGCCCATCACGGTGTACACCCACACCCGCAAGGTGCGCATGGCCCGGCGCCACATCGTGGACCTGATGCTCTCCGAGCACTACGGCCACTGCTACGCCTGCGGCCGGAACAACAACTGCGAGCTCCAGACCCTGGCCAAGGAGTACGGGGTGGACTTCTTCCGCTTCGGCCACCCCGAGAAGCCCGCCCACGCCATCGACCACTCCAGCTACTCCGTGGTGCGCGACAACAACAAGTGCGTGCTGTGCCGGCGCTGCGTGCGCACCTGCATCGACCTGCAGGACGTGGGCACCATCGAGGTGCTGGGCCGGGGCCGCACGAGCCACGTCTCCACCTTCCTGGAAAAGCCCCTGGGCAGCGTGGTGTGCATCAACTGCGGCCAGTGCATCAACCGCTGCCCCACGGGCGCCCTGCGCGCCAACGACCCCACCGACGAGGTGTGGGAGGCCATCCACGATCCAAGGAAGCACGTGGTGATCCAGACCGCCCCCAGCCCCCGGGCCGCCATCGGCGAATGCTTCGGCCAGCCCGCGGGCACCGCCCTGACCTTCGAGCTGAACACGGCCCTTCGCATGTGCGGCTTCGACCAGGTGTTCGACACCAACTTCAGCGCCGACCTCACCATCCTGGAGGAGGGCACCGAGCTCCTGCTGCGCCTCAAGAAGGCCCTGGTGGACAAGGAGCCCGCGGCCTTCCCCCAGTTCACCAGCTGCTCGCCGGGCTGGGTGAAGTACCTGGAGCACTTCTACCCCGAGTACATCCCCAACCTCAGCACCGCCAAGAGCCCCCAGCAGATGTTCGGGGCTGTCATCAAGACCTACTACGCGGAAAAGCAGGGCATCGACCCCAAGGACATCGTCACCGTGGCCCTCATGCCCTGCTCGGCCAAGAAGTTCGAATGCAACCGGCCCGAGATGGACGACTCGGGGTTCAAGGACGTGGACTACGGCCTGACCACCCGCGAACTGGCCAAGATGATCAGCGAGACCGGCCTCGACCTGCCCCGCCTGCCCAAGTCGGACTTCGACGCCCCCTTCGGCACCGCCACGGGTTCGGGCGTCATCTTCGGCGCCACGGGCGGAGTCATGGAGGCCGCGCTGCGCACCGTCATCGAGCTGGTGGTGGGGGTGAAGGTGGAGGATCTCTTCGAGCACGCCGACATCAAGCCCGTGCGGGGCTTCGAGGGCGTCAAGTACGCCGAGATCCCCGTCCCGTCCGTGGGACCCGTGCCGGCCATCCTGGCCCCCCTCTTCCCCAGCTGGGACTTCCTCAAGGGCGCCACCCTCAAGGTGGCCGTGGCCCACGGCACCGCCAACGCCAAGGCGGTCATGGAGGACATCAAGCGGGGCGGGCCCTTCAGCCAGTGCCACTTCATCGAGTTCATGGGATGCCCCGGCGGCTGCATCGGCGGGGGAGGCCAGCCCATCCCCACCTCCCCGGAGATCCGCAAGGCCCGGGCCCAGGCCATCTACGCCGAGGATTCCGCCTACGCCGTGCGCAAGTCCCACGAGAATCCCGACGTGCTGAAGGTCTACGCCGAGTTCCTCACCGAAGGTCCCTGCGGGCACCGGAGCCACAAGCTCCTCCACACCCACTACACTGAACGAGGACGCTACATCGAGTAG
- the dusB gene encoding tRNA dihydrouridine synthase DusB, whose product MTFPDSSFSIGPVRVQPPLVMAPLHEITDQPFRRMIRGVGGVGLTVSEMISSEALIRHARKAERMMAAEGEHPFAMQLAGSDPGHLADAARLARDAGADLIDLNMGCPASNVTKGGAGSALLRDIRLAEACVKAMVKAVDLPVTVKMRAGWDSSQKEKAEYLDFLRMFEAEGVQALAIHPRTRAQQYEGHADWSLIARAVDAGTRFPIIGNGDVNTPADALRMASETGCHGVMIGRAALTNPWIFRQIMEPGLEVTEAERIDLCIAFFGMLMELLEPREALHKMKKIGSWFTKGLPGGVHFRQGLQECNDHATIVAELEKLKHYRASSGA is encoded by the coding sequence GTGACGTTCCCCGATTCCTCCTTCAGCATCGGGCCCGTGCGGGTCCAGCCGCCGCTGGTCATGGCGCCCCTCCACGAGATCACGGACCAGCCCTTCCGGCGCATGATCCGGGGGGTGGGCGGCGTGGGCCTCACCGTCTCGGAAATGATCAGCAGCGAGGCGCTCATCCGCCACGCCCGCAAGGCCGAGCGCATGATGGCCGCCGAGGGGGAGCACCCCTTCGCCATGCAGCTGGCCGGAAGCGATCCCGGGCACCTGGCCGATGCGGCGCGCCTGGCCCGGGACGCGGGCGCCGACCTCATCGACCTGAACATGGGCTGCCCCGCCAGCAACGTCACCAAGGGCGGGGCCGGCTCCGCCCTGCTCCGGGACATCCGCCTGGCCGAGGCCTGCGTCAAGGCCATGGTCAAGGCCGTGGACCTGCCCGTCACCGTGAAGATGCGCGCCGGCTGGGACAGCAGCCAGAAGGAGAAGGCCGAGTACCTGGACTTCCTGCGCATGTTCGAGGCCGAGGGCGTCCAGGCCCTGGCCATCCACCCCCGCACCCGCGCCCAGCAGTACGAGGGCCACGCGGACTGGTCCCTCATCGCCCGGGCCGTGGACGCCGGAACCCGCTTTCCCATCATCGGCAACGGGGACGTGAACACCCCCGCGGACGCCCTGCGCATGGCTTCGGAAACCGGCTGCCACGGCGTCATGATCGGCCGCGCGGCCCTCACCAACCCCTGGATCTTCCGCCAGATCATGGAGCCCGGCCTGGAGGTCACCGAGGCCGAGCGCATCGACCTCTGCATCGCCTTCTTCGGGATGCTCATGGAGCTCCTGGAGCCCCGGGAGGCCCTGCACAAGATGAAGAAGATCGGCTCCTGGTTCACCAAGGGCCTGCCCGGGGGCGTGCATTTCCGCCAGGGCCTCCAGGAGTGCAACGACCACGCGACGATCGTCGCCGAGCTGGAAAAGCTCAAGCACTACAGGGCGTCATCCGGGGCCTGA
- a CDS encoding 5-carboxymethyl-2-hydroxymuconate Delta-isomerase, translated as MPHTTLEYTPTIAEQPDFQAFWEQLHRFLSEDCPFHLKDIKSRAYRCDEFRMAGGARDLAFVHLTILVLEGRDEATLTKVGQGALDLLKAHFARSLETLQADLTVEVRGMRKDCYFKATSVKAP; from the coding sequence ATGCCCCACACGACCCTCGAGTACACGCCCACCATCGCCGAACAGCCTGATTTCCAGGCCTTCTGGGAGCAGCTCCACCGGTTCCTGTCCGAGGATTGCCCCTTCCACCTCAAGGACATCAAGAGCCGCGCCTACCGGTGCGACGAGTTCCGCATGGCCGGCGGGGCCCGGGACCTGGCCTTCGTGCACCTGACGATCCTGGTGCTGGAGGGCCGGGACGAAGCGACGCTCACCAAGGTGGGCCAGGGCGCCCTGGACCTCCTGAAGGCCCACTTCGCCCGGAGCCTGGAGACGCTGCAGGCCGACCTCACCGTGGAGGTGCGGGGCATGCGCAAGGACTGCTACTTCAAGGCCACGAGCGTAAAGGCCCCGTGA
- a CDS encoding GAF domain-containing sensor histidine kinase, with amino-acid sequence MAEVHPILHFLAPTGAGPARVFDAQEQAVLDRVNQEIAGESSLDDILDFLFQGIRELYPCDRIGLAFIEDEGRRIVAHRNRTLYEPMLLKEGYAEDLAGSSLRRVLDSNCTRVIYDLPRYLADHPASASTRILVREGVRSSLTCPLTVKDRAIGVIFLSSREPRAYTPYHVQLWMALAERLSQAVEKVWRIEQLTAANQAYTEVLAFVSHELKNPIASMITDARVLEGGYLGPLEPRQSQKLERLIAKGGYLLDLIGEYLDLARMEGGNLALHPVSAPFGPDVADPALDLVLPQLQAKAMTLTRDIAADLPPVQCDPGLLRIVLTNLLGNAVKYGREGGAVTLRAEATPAGLHVAVRNEGPGFPPGERPKLFRKFSRLQTPELRAQKGTGVGLYTAWRIIHLHGGRMDATSQPGAWAEFTFDVPQPLPQAPDDAL; translated from the coding sequence ATGGCCGAGGTCCATCCCATCCTGCACTTCCTCGCCCCCACGGGGGCGGGGCCGGCGCGCGTCTTCGACGCCCAGGAGCAGGCCGTCCTGGACCGCGTGAACCAGGAGATCGCCGGGGAGTCCTCCCTGGACGACATCCTGGACTTCCTCTTCCAGGGCATCCGGGAGCTGTACCCCTGCGACCGCATCGGCCTGGCCTTCATCGAGGACGAGGGCCGGCGCATCGTTGCCCACCGCAACCGGACCCTCTACGAGCCCATGCTGCTCAAGGAGGGCTACGCCGAGGATCTCGCGGGCAGCTCCCTGCGCCGGGTGCTGGATTCCAACTGCACGCGGGTCATCTACGACCTCCCGCGCTACCTGGCCGACCACCCCGCCAGCGCCTCCACGCGGATCCTGGTGAGGGAGGGCGTGCGGAGCTCCCTCACCTGCCCCCTGACGGTGAAGGACCGGGCCATCGGGGTCATCTTCCTCAGCTCCCGGGAGCCGCGGGCCTACACCCCCTACCACGTGCAGCTGTGGATGGCCCTGGCGGAGCGCCTCAGCCAGGCGGTGGAGAAGGTCTGGCGCATCGAGCAGCTCACCGCCGCCAACCAGGCCTACACCGAGGTGCTGGCCTTCGTCAGCCACGAGCTGAAGAACCCCATCGCCAGCATGATCACCGACGCCCGGGTCCTGGAGGGCGGGTACCTGGGCCCCCTGGAGCCCCGTCAGAGCCAGAAGCTGGAGCGCCTCATCGCCAAGGGCGGCTACCTCCTGGACCTCATCGGGGAGTACCTGGACCTGGCCCGCATGGAGGGCGGCAACCTGGCCCTCCACCCCGTCTCCGCCCCCTTCGGCCCCGATGTGGCGGACCCCGCCCTGGACCTCGTCCTGCCCCAGCTCCAGGCCAAGGCCATGACCCTCACCCGGGACATCGCCGCGGACCTCCCCCCCGTGCAGTGCGACCCCGGCCTCCTGCGCATCGTCCTCACGAACCTCCTGGGCAATGCCGTGAAATACGGCCGCGAGGGCGGCGCCGTGACCCTCAGGGCCGAAGCCACCCCCGCGGGCCTGCACGTCGCCGTGCGCAACGAGGGCCCCGGCTTCCCCCCCGGGGAACGCCCCAAGCTCTTCCGCAAATTCAGCCGCCTCCAGACCCCCGAACTCCGTGCCCAGAAGGGCACGGGCGTGGGCCTCTACACCGCCTGGCGCATCATCCACCTGCACGGGGGCCGCATGGACGCCACCAGCCAGCCCGGAGCCTGGGCCGAATTCACCTTCGATGTCCCCCAGCCGCTGCCTCAGGCCCCGGATGACGCCCTGTAG
- the ltrA gene encoding group II intron reverse transcriptase/maturase — protein MSEAKPYSISREQVAEAWRLVRANRGAGGVDGETLSMFDKDLEGNLYKIWNRMSSGSYFPPPVKRVEIPKKDGRTRPLGIPTVADRVAQMVAKQVLEPLVEPMFHEDSYGYRPGRSALDAVAKARERCWRLDWVIDLDIKGFFDNLPHDLILKAVRHHTESDSALKWIPLYVERWLKAPAQREDGTLQERTAGTPQGGVISPLLANLFMHYAFDAWMGRVFPNVPFERYADDAVIHCVSLAQAKYVLEGVRRRLKDKGLELHPEKTKIVYCKDDSRPGDHDHTAFDFLSYTFRGRSVKTRDGKLFVGFNPAMSDKAKKAAREAIREWKLTTKMNTKTLSELASFINPIVRGWVNYYGRFHRSECLELLDYLNLVLARWAKRKYKRFHRDWTAAFRWLGDIAHQRQEGLFYHWTLGIRPGGWAGRAG, from the coding sequence GTGTCTGAAGCGAAGCCTTACAGCATTTCCAGGGAACAGGTCGCCGAGGCATGGCGTCTGGTCCGGGCCAACCGGGGAGCAGGGGGCGTGGATGGAGAAACCCTGTCGATGTTTGACAAGGATCTGGAGGGCAACCTCTACAAGATCTGGAATCGGATGTCGTCGGGCAGCTACTTCCCGCCGCCGGTGAAGCGGGTGGAGATTCCCAAAAAGGACGGCCGGACGAGACCCTTGGGCATTCCGACCGTGGCGGACCGAGTGGCCCAGATGGTAGCCAAGCAGGTATTGGAGCCTTTGGTGGAACCCATGTTCCACGAGGACTCCTACGGCTATCGGCCGGGTCGTTCGGCACTGGATGCCGTAGCAAAGGCAAGGGAGCGCTGCTGGCGCCTGGACTGGGTCATCGATCTGGATATCAAAGGATTCTTTGATAACCTGCCGCATGACCTGATCCTCAAGGCGGTTCGGCACCATACCGAGTCGGATTCGGCCCTGAAGTGGATCCCCCTGTACGTGGAACGGTGGCTCAAGGCCCCGGCCCAACGGGAGGACGGAACCCTGCAGGAACGGACGGCGGGAACGCCGCAGGGCGGGGTGATCAGCCCATTGCTGGCCAACCTGTTCATGCACTATGCGTTCGATGCCTGGATGGGGCGGGTCTTTCCGAACGTCCCGTTCGAGCGGTATGCCGACGATGCGGTGATCCATTGCGTGAGCCTGGCCCAGGCCAAATACGTCCTGGAAGGGGTGCGCAGGCGATTGAAGGACAAGGGGCTGGAACTCCACCCGGAGAAAACGAAGATCGTCTACTGTAAGGACGATTCGCGCCCGGGGGACCATGACCACACGGCCTTCGACTTCCTGAGCTACACCTTTCGGGGGCGGTCGGTGAAGACCCGGGACGGAAAGCTCTTTGTGGGCTTCAATCCGGCCATGAGCGACAAGGCGAAGAAGGCCGCTCGGGAAGCCATCCGGGAGTGGAAACTGACGACGAAGATGAACACCAAGACCCTGAGCGAGCTTGCCTCGTTCATCAATCCCATCGTCAGGGGATGGGTCAACTACTATGGGCGGTTCCACCGCTCGGAGTGCCTGGAACTTCTCGACTACCTGAATCTGGTCCTGGCCCGCTGGGCCAAACGGAAATACAAGCGGTTCCACCGGGACTGGACGGCAGCCTTTCGTTGGTTGGGCGACATTGCCCACCAGCGGCAAGAAGGGCTGTTCTACCACTGGACCCTGGGAATACGACCTGGAGGCTGGGCAGGACGAGCCGGATGA
- a CDS encoding response regulator transcription factor — translation MAKILIVDDDPDIVEASTLFLERAGHDIATAFNRRDGMKAVETFGPDLLILDVMMEQPDDGFAMAQELRRQGWKRPILMLTSVASASGLAFGRDDEMVPVDDFQAKPVEPAELVRKVAALLNA, via the coding sequence ATGGCCAAGATCCTCATCGTCGATGACGACCCGGATATCGTAGAAGCCAGCACGCTCTTCCTGGAGCGGGCGGGGCACGACATCGCCACCGCGTTCAACCGCCGGGACGGGATGAAGGCGGTGGAAACGTTCGGGCCCGATCTCCTCATCCTCGACGTGATGATGGAGCAGCCGGATGACGGCTTCGCCATGGCCCAGGAACTGCGGCGCCAGGGGTGGAAGCGGCCCATCCTCATGCTCACGTCCGTGGCCTCCGCCTCGGGGCTCGCCTTCGGGCGGGACGACGAGATGGTCCCCGTCGACGATTTCCAGGCCAAGCCCGTGGAACCCGCGGAACTGGTCCGGAAGGTCGCGGCACTTCTGAACGCATAG